From one Triticum aestivum cultivar Chinese Spring chromosome 4B, IWGSC CS RefSeq v2.1, whole genome shotgun sequence genomic stretch:
- the LOC123089532 gene encoding non-specific lipid-transfer protein A has protein sequence MAAVGWFLAAGAIVMATLLSGSALLTAPAAGMPTPTPPSSSSLDCGTVTSLLTGCAAFVTGGTSAAPLPAPGTPCCEGVDGLYAVAADSPDNWRSVCRCMAGLVRRYWSNASAIALLPGLCGVSPVSTAHAVTYCTSIP, from the exons ATGGCGGCCGTGGGGTGGTTTCTAGCCGCCGGAGCCATCGTCATGGCCACCCTGCTGTCAGGCTCCGCCCTGCTGACGGCGCCCGCGGCCGGCATGCCCACGCCAacgccgccgtcgtcctcgtcgCTGGACTGCGGCACGGTGACGTCGCTGCTGACGGGCTGCGCGGCTTTCGTCACGGGCGGCACGAGCGCGGCGCCCCTGCCGGCCCCGGGCACGCCGTGCTGCGAGGGGGTGGACGGCCTGTACGCCGTCGCGGCGGACTCGCCGGACAACTGGCGGTCCGTGTGCCGCTGCATGGCCGGGCTCGTCCGGCGGTACTGGTCCAACGCGTCCGCCATCGCGCTGCTGCCGGGGCTCTGCGGCGTCTCGCCGGTGTCCACCGCTCACGCGGTCACCTACTGCACAAG CATCCCTTGA